A part of Thermocrinis albus DSM 14484 genomic DNA contains:
- a CDS encoding LptF/LptG family permease, producing MLWNWIAWRTIRLSLLVSTFLTLSFFIVQLVKLDKLIFKLPVFDAVGFMFLWWSYFFVYFIPSSLLLSWCWNLYELKENKKLHVMQTFGISLGNVLFHTLLRLSPLLLAMAVGAYLLHQSDISTARNILLSKYYSKLLMGIPAGDFYTAGDVTFYVGEREGNTWKNVFLKTQDLTVVAKEAVLHSDGILLKHGSVLTEKENKRFLARFDVYLLRLGTPPGTISQTTTKDTLVNFINLFFSIALIPVVSPLVLGLIRTHTQLYYLVGLISIFYHLTILLIRSSLTFS from the coding sequence ATGCTGTGGAACTGGATAGCGTGGAGGACGATTCGGTTATCTCTCTTGGTGAGCACCTTCCTCACACTGTCTTTCTTTATAGTCCAGCTGGTGAAGCTGGATAAACTCATCTTCAAGCTTCCCGTTTTTGATGCTGTAGGTTTTATGTTCCTTTGGTGGTCCTACTTTTTTGTGTACTTTATTCCATCCTCTTTACTTCTGTCTTGGTGTTGGAACCTTTACGAACTTAAGGAGAACAAAAAACTTCACGTGATGCAGACCTTTGGTATATCATTGGGTAACGTACTGTTTCACACCCTCCTTCGCCTTTCTCCGCTACTTTTGGCTATGGCGGTAGGAGCCTATCTTTTGCATCAGTCTGACATATCTACCGCCAGAAACATACTGCTGAGTAAGTATTACTCCAAGTTGCTCATGGGTATACCGGCCGGTGATTTCTACACTGCGGGAGACGTAACCTTTTACGTGGGAGAAAGGGAAGGGAATACGTGGAAAAACGTTTTTCTGAAAACCCAGGACCTTACTGTGGTAGCAAAGGAGGCCGTGCTACACTCCGATGGAATTCTGTTAAAGCACGGATCCGTCCTTACAGAGAAGGAAAACAAGAGGTTTCTGGCCCGTTTTGATGTATACCTATTACGCCTTGGCACACCTCCCGGAACCATCTCCCAAACCACCACAAAAGACACGCTGGTGAACTTTATAAACCTCTTCTTCAGTATCGCACTGATACCTGTTGTTTCTCCTCTCGTACTGGGACTTATAAGGACACACACTCAACTTTACTACCTAGTGGGTCTTATATCCATCTTCTATCACCTTACCATCCTCCTCATCAGGTCCTCTCTCACCTTTTCATGA
- a CDS encoding DUF3108 domain-containing protein gives MVRGSSYLLAFLTLSSTLWAAELTACYTAKYLFLPVAVTCITYSQKGDKLHISSWVKTVNVGKLVKRVYNYGNALVDLNPIRPISFFYHQEEGTFKREQFYHFQNGRIKVREVKYEDLTNNIQKEEVKEYVYTGYVEPYTASLTLYANVKKTSAGKIKMFYDDKNYEIPYQVVGKELVRTPAGNFESVKVLVNPNIQTKGLLRPTGQWTLWLDDGMLLPVKMQLSFVIGSVKAELESIEGDRDLLRRVLLKE, from the coding sequence ATGGTTAGAGGATCTTCGTACCTCCTGGCCTTCCTGACCCTTAGCTCCACCCTATGGGCTGCGGAACTTACTGCCTGCTACACCGCCAAGTACCTCTTCTTACCTGTAGCTGTCACCTGCATAACTTACAGTCAAAAGGGTGACAAGCTACACATATCCAGCTGGGTCAAAACTGTAAACGTAGGAAAACTAGTTAAGAGAGTGTACAACTATGGAAACGCCCTTGTAGATCTAAACCCCATCAGACCCATATCTTTTTTCTACCATCAGGAAGAGGGGACCTTTAAGAGAGAACAGTTTTATCACTTTCAGAACGGAAGAATAAAGGTTAGGGAGGTAAAGTACGAGGATCTTACCAACAACATACAGAAGGAAGAGGTTAAAGAGTACGTCTATACGGGATACGTGGAGCCTTACACCGCCAGCCTCACCCTTTACGCCAATGTTAAAAAGACCAGCGCCGGTAAAATCAAAATGTTTTACGACGATAAGAACTACGAGATACCCTATCAGGTGGTAGGTAAAGAGCTGGTGAGAACACCGGCTGGTAACTTTGAGAGTGTGAAAGTGTTGGTAAATCCCAACATACAGACTAAGGGTCTGCTCCGTCCCACTGGACAGTGGACTCTTTGGCTTGATGACGGAATGTTGCTACCCGTAAAGATGCAACTCTCCTTTGTGATAGGAAGTGTGAAGGCTGAACTTGAAAGTATAGAAGGAGATAGAGACCTACTGAGAAGGGTGTTACTGAAAGAGTGA
- a CDS encoding tetratricopeptide repeat protein gives MDRLNYFLQLLEKDPNNPLVHYSLALEYKKKGHLEKAIEHMEKYLSMKEDEGAAYRLLAECYQELGDYEKAARALEEGIKQAVKFNHPSMVQEYRQWLEDLRTSWPS, from the coding sequence ATGGACAGGCTTAACTACTTCTTACAGCTTCTGGAGAAGGATCCCAACAACCCTCTTGTTCACTATTCTCTCGCCTTGGAGTACAAAAAGAAGGGACATCTGGAAAAGGCCATAGAACATATGGAAAAATACCTCAGTATGAAAGAGGACGAAGGAGCAGCTTACAGATTACTAGCCGAGTGTTACCAAGAGCTGGGAGATTACGAAAAGGCTGCACGTGCCTTGGAAGAGGGTATAAAACAGGCCGTTAAGTTTAACCATCCCTCCATGGTACAGGAATATCGACAATGGTTAGAGGATCTTCGTACCTCCTGGCCTTCCTGA
- the pdo gene encoding protein disulfide oxidoreductase, whose protein sequence is MLLGLDVRTQLREIFSKDLKEPVNIKLFSQAIGCDTCPTAEELLKEVAQLDERIKLDIYSPLVDREISARYGIERVPTIVVEGDKDYGIRYIGLPAGLEFSTLVHTILQVSKREPKLSEKTLEFLSEIDVPIEIMVFVTTSCGYCPAAAITAVNFAIANDNIKAVVVDASENPDLAQLYQVVGVPKIVINRGLVEFVGAQPENAFLGYVMAAYGRLKNGQA, encoded by the coding sequence ATGCTGCTAGGGTTAGACGTAAGAACTCAACTGAGGGAGATTTTCTCAAAGGACCTTAAGGAACCGGTTAACATCAAACTCTTCTCTCAGGCTATAGGTTGTGATACCTGTCCCACCGCCGAGGAGTTACTCAAAGAAGTGGCACAGCTGGATGAAAGGATAAAGCTGGATATATACTCTCCCCTCGTGGATAGAGAAATCAGTGCCCGCTATGGTATTGAGCGTGTACCCACCATAGTGGTGGAAGGTGATAAGGACTATGGGATACGCTACATAGGACTGCCCGCAGGGCTTGAGTTTTCCACCCTCGTTCACACCATACTGCAGGTTTCCAAAAGGGAACCCAAACTCTCCGAAAAGACACTGGAGTTTCTAAGTGAGATAGACGTTCCTATAGAGATCATGGTGTTTGTCACCACGTCGTGTGGCTACTGTCCGGCTGCCGCCATAACGGCGGTAAACTTTGCCATAGCCAACGATAACATAAAGGCTGTAGTGGTAGACGCCTCTGAAAACCCTGACCTTGCCCAGTTGTACCAGGTGGTGGGTGTCCCTAAAATCGTGATAAACAGGGGACTGGTGGAGTTTGTGGGAGCACAACCGGAAAATGCCTTTCTTGGGTATGTGATGGCAGCTTATGGGAGGTTGAAGAATGGACAGGCTTAA
- the queA gene encoding tRNA preQ1(34) S-adenosylmethionine ribosyltransferase-isomerase QueA: MRTEEFDYYLPKELIAKYPVEPRHAARLMVINRKDGSIKHDIFWNLPLYLQEGDLVIFNNSKVLPARLFGHKPTGGRVEILLTDYVDKHVWRALIGGKNIREGMVIEVGEDLKVEVRRHLEGGKFEVFLISSDPARALDRYGHIPIPPYLEREDEPIDRVYYQTVFAQEEGSVAAPTASLHFSQELLDRLEEFGIKKAFITLHVSYGTFKPVKVSEVEEHRVDPEYIKVPQETIELIKRTKEKGKRVVAVGTTVVRALETAVDKPYEGWTDLYIYPGYQFKVVDALVTNFHLPRSSLLFLVCAFGGKDLIMHAYNVAVKERYRFYSYGDGMLIL, translated from the coding sequence ATGCGTACGGAGGAGTTTGACTATTATCTGCCTAAGGAACTCATAGCCAAGTATCCTGTAGAGCCACGCCACGCAGCACGCCTTATGGTGATAAACAGAAAGGATGGTAGCATAAAACACGACATCTTTTGGAACCTTCCTCTCTATCTACAAGAGGGTGATCTCGTGATCTTCAACAACTCTAAGGTGCTACCTGCCAGACTCTTCGGACACAAGCCTACAGGTGGAAGGGTAGAGATCCTCCTTACCGATTATGTGGATAAACACGTGTGGCGCGCTCTCATAGGTGGTAAGAACATAAGGGAAGGCATGGTGATAGAGGTGGGGGAAGATCTTAAGGTGGAGGTAAGAAGACACTTGGAGGGAGGTAAGTTTGAAGTTTTTCTCATATCTTCTGATCCTGCGAGAGCTTTGGACCGTTACGGTCACATACCAATCCCTCCTTACTTAGAGAGGGAGGATGAGCCCATTGACAGGGTGTATTACCAGACAGTCTTTGCTCAGGAAGAGGGTTCTGTGGCAGCACCCACAGCCTCTTTACACTTTTCCCAAGAGCTTCTGGACCGACTGGAGGAGTTTGGTATAAAGAAAGCCTTTATAACCCTGCACGTGTCTTATGGTACCTTTAAACCTGTAAAGGTCTCCGAGGTAGAAGAGCATCGTGTGGATCCTGAGTACATAAAGGTACCCCAAGAGACCATAGAGCTTATCAAGAGAACCAAGGAGAAAGGTAAAAGGGTTGTGGCTGTAGGAACAACCGTGGTGAGAGCTCTTGAGACGGCCGTGGATAAGCCTTACGAAGGCTGGACAGATCTCTACATATACCCAGGATATCAGTTTAAGGTAGTGGATGCCTTAGTTACCAACTTCCATCTCCCCAGGTCCTCCCTCCTCTTTCTGGTGTGCGCCTTTGGCGGAAAGGATCTTATAATGCATGCTTACAACGTGGCTGTAAAGGAGCGTTACAGGTTTTACAGCTATGGAGATGGTATGTTGATACTGTGA